In Silene latifolia isolate original U9 population chromosome 6, ASM4854445v1, whole genome shotgun sequence, the genomic window TTTGCCTGATGGTTACTGGCCAGTTTGTATTACATGGAAAGACCTTGATAGGTGTAGTGTGTGCCACATGGATGAGGTAACTTAAAAAACCACGTAATTTCTTTTTATCAGGGAAGTCAACATTTGTTGGtgtttttgttttctttcttaCATATACCCTCTGACACTTTGTTAGCTACGTTGTTATCATTATCTTTGGAAGCTGCTAATCAATTGTTGTTTTGTTCTTAGGAGTATGAGAACAATTTGTTTCTTCAATGTGACAAATGCAGAATGATGGTGAGGACCTATCATGTTATTCTTCTTTCCTTTACCGGATCTATGTCTGGCCTATTGTACTGATACTTGTACCTGGGACAACAGTGACCATCTTAAACTTGTTCCATAGCAAAAGTTCTCTTCCCAAATGAGCATTTTGCTTGCCTCAAAGTGCTGTAACTTTCTTTAGGCTAGTGATTTTAAGAATGTTTGGTCAGGTTCATGCCAGGTGCTACGGAGAGGAGTCTGTCAGTGGTATGCTGTGGCTGTGCAAACTATGTCGAGACGGAGCACCTCAATCCATTCCGCCTTGTCGTCTTTGCCCTGTTATAGGTAGACATTGCTTTGTAGTGATATTTGTACACTATGGTACCCCAACTCTTCATATTTATGTGCTTACCTGTGTCTGACGTCCAACTCTCAGATATGGGTATGAGTGCATGATACATGGATACTTCATTTTTGATCCCAAAACATGAGAGTATTAAAATAACCGAGTCTGACTATTGGAGATGCAAACATGTTAGGCACTTTGAATAGTTTAATACATTTGTATATAGATTTGTTTGTCATATTTCAATTACGTGATCGACATTCTTGTAGGTGGAGCGATGAAGCCGACAACTGATGGCCACTGGGCTCATCTAGCCTGTGCCATTTGGATTCCTGGTTTGTTAATTTACTATTGTATCTTTCACATTTTCTATTCTCCCATCGTTTCTATCTCTGACCTTATATTTTCTTTTCAGAAACTTGCTTATCTGATGTTAAGAGAATGGAACCCATTGATGGTCTAAGAAGGATTAACAAGGTATTTGAGCTCCGTTGTATCTGTGTTTAAGAGTGCCATGCTACTTTTCATATCAGTGTGCTTATTATCTACTTTTTTTGCCATTTAGGATCGTTGGAAGCTTATATGTAGCATATGCCATATTCCTTATGGAGCTTGCATCCAGGTACTTTTGCTTTTGTAATCAATTTAtcatcacgatttttttttcactCTTGTGCTTCTCCTGTTGTACTTCTGTTGATTGTTGTAAATTATGGAGAAAAAATACGGAATCTGTTTGGGCTACTGTCCTCATGGTTACCGGATTCGCTATGATATGAATACGCCTTTACCGACGTGATTCACTCTTATAGAATGTGTGATATATGTATTTTCTGCAAGCGGCAGGATAGAAATGCTCAACGTTCTAGTGTACCTGAGCGAATCCGGTAACCCTGATTGTCCTGTGTTTCTTTTGCACACCATGTCTATATAGAATTCTAGATCATTGCTTTTCTCGGTGTTTCTGAAGTAGACTGTATTAGATGGAGCCAGAAGTAATTTGATTTGATTAAACTACAGCATCAAACCTATGTGTGCAGCTTGATATATTCATAGTGGTGTCTTATGCAGCTTTTGACTATTTCAATCCCAGGTTAAACACAAAACACATCTACTTGTATGGAGTTgctatgaattttttttttattttttttaatggaAAGCCATTTTACCACATTCAAGAAAGTATGAAACATTACTTTGACAATACCTTTTTTCACTGCTTCGTATTATAGTTTATCAAGGCTACAGTTCATGCTTGGTATTTCTGTTCCACATCCAACTGATGTTTAAATATAATTTGATAATATATAAAAAACTAACTCACTAACTGTCTACAATGCCTCAAAGGATCCCGCTTATGACAGGTTAAAGGGATTAATGTACAAAGATACTTGTCGTTATCCCCACAAACTTTCTGGCTCTTTGCCTCTTTGATGGCCCATTATGAAAATAGTGTCAAAAGTCCCATCAGTTGATTGCGTAAGGTCAGAATACTAGGGCACACAAGTTAGTGTGCCATTTTTCTATCTTCGTGTATTGTGAATTCGCAGTCGTgattataaacacactttttatTACAGTAACATCATAGCTTGGTCTCCGCCATACACAGAAGCGTAGGAGGTACTGGGGTATTGATGTCATTAATTTGATGCGTGGGTCCTCTTCTGGAATGTTAAATTATATAGTATAGCAGTGAGGAATTGATGAGTGAGGTTTTGATGGTTCAGCCCAGTTCATGATTTTTGTTGGTTGCGTTGGGACTTTGGTAGGAGGGTAATTCTATGGAAAATGGCTTGATGACAAGATTTTCTTACTGGGTTTTCTAATTTAAGTCTTAGATGGTATCAGGGTTGATTGGATGTGGCAACCTTTCTTAGTGTCCTTTTGGTGTTTCCGCTTCACTTCAAGCTTTTCTTTGGGTATTTTATGAGGTTATCTTGTGTACATGAAGGGCATACTAGCCACCTTTTCTAGTATTAGGTATTTTGTATTTAAGGATTTTATCCTATGTGGCTGCCAATGTTTTTAATTCCTTGACAATGTTTTTCATGTCATTTTTGGCTCATTGTCTTTGGGTTGTTTATTTCATTAGACGTTGGAGGTTCTGCTCACTTTTGTGATCTTATTCATTACTTGCTATCTAATATCCAAAAGGGCGGAGAGTTTGTTGGAGATGTGGCTCATAAATCAAAGTAAAGGTGATGGAAGTGAAAAAGTGTCCCTATACTTCCATGTCCTATTAACTGAAGGGAAAATTGTTTTGCACGAGTGCACGACTATTTGGAGTATAGAGTGTTCAAGTGTCTGTGATTTGAAGGAGATGTGTTTTTTTACGTCTGCTTCTTTAAGCCGAAATTTGGTGCAAACCCTTGCCTTATCACATGACAAGAATACAAACCAATTTTCTAGACACGGACACGACATGACGTTTCATACTTATTAGGGGAGAATAGTTCTCCTGAAAACATAACTATGTTAAAGTTCGACCAGTAATTATTAGGGGAGAATAGTTTTTTGCCAAAAAAACTAAACCGTCCATAACTCTTAGGTACGAGTTaagaaaacggtaattttttttttcaaaccaaagTTCTTGTAAAGACAGGAATTTGAAAAAATAAAGTCACCACTTTCGGAACTCTTATTCGGGAGATATGGTGAGTCAAAGTTCATTTGGTAAAGACTTTTGACTGAGCATAACTCTCGGCTATGAGTTTACAAagcaatgattttttttttcttttttctcaaaaCGAAGACTCTTAGAGACAATCAATATGAAAAAATTACCGGTTTGAACTCCTAGTCAAGAGTTATGGACATTCAAAGTTTCCTTGCACAAAAAGAGGGGTACAATTTAGAGCATGTTTGGCCTAAATTGTTAAAAATGGATTTCTATTTCTCAAGCTTAATTTTTTAAAAGTAGTTTTCAAAAACTAGAAGCACCAAATTGATGCTTCTATTTCTATGGGCAAAAAGATTGTTTTTTAGCTTTTGAGAATTTACTTTTTAACTTTTGCATAATAATGTGTTTGGCCTAAAAGTGCGTTTAAATCCAAAAACACTTTGAAAAGTTAGGCCAAACACACACACTTAGAAAGCAACATAGTTCAGAGGTACAAGTGAGAAAATCCCAATAAAAATTCGTATGAAGAACTACTATATGTTTTAGTGTGAGATATCGGAAGTAGTGAATACATATATAAAAACGGCCTTTTCTCAACCTGAAAAGGAATAGTCAAAGTCGAAAGATGGAGTACAATTAAATGTCCAGAAGTGTAGAAGGCTTTAGGAATAGCTGAAGAGCGTAATTACCCACCTCTGAAGAGTCAAAGTTGAAAGATACGGAGTACAATTAAATGTCTAGATGTGTAAAGAGCTATATGAATAGTTGAAGAGCATAATTATCCACCTCTGATTATGTATATAGCCATGGCCCATAGCGTTTAAGTAATCTATTTGTATATGTCCCTCACCCCCATCATGTGTTTTTGTAGATGGGCGCCATATCCATGATATCTTTTGTACATGGATGTCACCCCTTTGGTGtcccttgattaatattatattttataaaaGATAAGTACAAAAGACCTAAACATCTCTTTGAATGAAAACCCGACTTTATTAAAGTTCCGGCAGCCTCACTGCCACAAGTGATGTCTTTCACTTCCCTCTATTCACCCTCTCCCTTCTTTTTTCGGTAATCCCCACCTTTTTCATCCCTTATAACGTTGTATTGGCAAGATAATTTCTATACCCTCTTTCATTTCCGCTAATATTCTCAGCGACAAATTCAGCAAAGACAACAATCCAGGTAAAACCTTTAGCAATACTTGTAAAGTGTGCTGGAGTTGTGTTGTGTCTCTCTCTGAAGTGTCAGAAGCATGTCGCCATATGACGCTCTCCAAAAATGACATTGCGGACTATGGGTTCAATTGCTAGTGGGAGATTGCTTACTAGCGCTATGGGTGTGTGCTGGGAATCCTAGTCTTGTTGACAATGATGCAACCCACATTCAAGGAAAGAAAGAGATCATAACGTTTCTAATATTGAGCATAAGCAGTGCCCACAAAAAAAGAATAAGGTGGGAAGTGAAATATTGACTAGCAGCCCCAATAGAGGATAATTTGACCGTACACTAATTAATTATAGGTATCATCTCTTGCTTAGACTAACACGTTTATTCTATGCTGCTAGAATACATAATCAGGGCTAGCTGTTCATATAAAAATATCCATCATGTGTGACATGCAATCCAGATTGAAAATTAATATAAAGGTGCATAAAAATAAAGCCTAAAAGGTGGAATTTATGGACTGTAACACGTTTGCTTTGGTGAAGCATGAATGTGACCATCTTCAGGCACAACTGTTTTGTAAAAGGAAATTCATGTCTTTGTAAATGAAAATCGTCAGACACGACTATATTGTATAAGTAATAGCCTACTTAAGTGGCCATACAAAAGAGTATCAGTAGAAGAATGAGGTGATGAGGAAGAAAGTAGGAGTTAAGTCTATTGAAGATAAGATGAGGTTGGATTGTTTAAGTTGATTCGATCATGTGAGGTGAATTCAAAGATTTCAGGATTAAGGAAGTGAAAAGATGTGAGCTGTAGAGAAAGTTTGAATTAAAACAAATACTCGTGACTGAAAGCAGTATGGGTTTGTAGAAAATATGGTATTGAAGAGGGTATGGTTTGattaaataaatttaatttatgtGGACTTTGTTATTTCTTTTTTACAAAAGCCATGCTTTCTACAAGATTGTTTCTTTTAATCTGATTATATTCTGTATTATTTTCCTATTGCGTTTTGTAAAACTTGTTCTCTAGATTTTTCTTACATTTTTTCGTATTCAAAAATCCGTTTGAAGGTGTTAAGGTTTTCCGCCATTGTTTAATAGACTTAGGTTTCATTGTTTAGCAGACATTGCTTGTCTTtgaatggtgaattttgatgacATTTTGTTTCCCCCCCTCCATTCTCTTACTCTTTATAAGAAACTAGGATATTTGTAAGAGATTGATTCTTGGGGAGACAGCTTGTTAATTGCTTTTTGACTATTTTTGTAGCCCGAATTAATAATTATCTATTAATTGTTATTGCTATTACAGTGCTCCAATCCTACATGTCGTGTTGCTTATCATCCGCTTTGTGCACGTGCAGCTGGCCTTTGTGTTGAGGTAATGTATCTCTTTTTCTTAAAAAATACATTTAGGGCCTTCATGCATTACTATTTCTTTAGAATCTCCTCTAGACTTGGTAATATGATTGTCAGGCAATGTCACCTTCTTTCCCATTTCGTTTGCTTAACTTTGCGTTAtttcatgtttatacttgttcaGCTTGAAAATGAAGACAGACTTCATCTTATTTCTTTTGATGAAGACGAGGAAGACCAGTGCATTCGTCTATTCTCCTTCTGCTCAAAACACAAGCAGCCATCTAATGTCCGCTCCATTGGGGATGAGAAAACAGGAAAAAAACCTAATCAGGATTTAAGCTACAATCCACCATCTAATGAATCTGGCTGTGCTCGCTGTGGTATGTTACTGTGTATCTTAGTCATCAGTATATTAAGGTTTAACAACTAATATTTATGTATTCAaacaattattattatcattattattttatttcatttccattTACTTTTCAACTTTCAAGCACAGTAAAGTTTTATATCTTCAATTTCTTCATTGGAGTCAGGTGATCCATTAGACCAACACGTATCTTTGCTTTCTTTTGTAGATACTCATAAGATTACTCTCGATAACCCCGAGCATAATTGTACAGCTTTTGCTTTGCTTGGTGTACCATAATTGATGCCCTCTCCTAAATATAAAACAATGATTAACCCATCTTGAATTCTATTTCCCGAGGCATAATTCTATAGAAGGCAATATAATAGATGGCCAATAAATCTTCTTTTTCCTTACCGCATGAAGAGTCCGGGAGTCACCATTGGACAAGTTGCTAGTGTGTACAACTATGTTTGCTTATGTATTTAGTTTGATGTGCTGTTTTTTGAGTATCACCTTCATTGTTGTATGGACAGAACCTTATGATTATTCTGGGAGAAGGGGACGTAAAGAACCAGAAATTCTCGCTGCAGCATCAGTAAAACGTTTATATTTAGAGAATAAGCCATATTTGGTTGGTGGCTTCTCCCAACACGAGTCTCTGACAGATATTATAGGCTCTAAGTTTTGTGTTGAAATTCAAAATAGAATTTCAAATCAGGGTGGTTCGCAAAGCATACTTTCAATGGCTGATAAGTATGAGTACATGAGGAAGACATTCCGGAAAAGACTAGCATTTGGTAAGCTCACTTTCTCTTACTTCCACTTCGAACTTAAGATACCTAGAATACTTAATGTTTTCATGCATGCTTAATTGAATGTTTTTCTGATGTTAGTCATGTGTTGCTTTTCATTACAGGAAAATCTAAAATACATGGATTTGGGATCTTTGCAAAGAGGCTACATAAAGCTGGGGATATGGTAATTGCTCTTTCTCAAGGACTTAGGTATTTGATATAATCTTGAGTGTAAAACTTATACTGCAATTTGGTTCAGGTAATTGAATATACTGGTGAAATTGTGAGACCACTGGTGGCTGACCGAAGAGAACACTTTATCTACAATTCGTTGGTGGTGAGTTTGATGATTCACTTGTAGGCTTATATTTACTGGATGTTGTATTTCATATGGGAGTACCTTGTACTATGCTGATCATAATTTTTGTACGACGATAAATTTTGTTCTTATTTAGTCATCGCTGAATATAGAATTTGGTTCTTTTGCACAGACCCACAGTACCAAGAGGTGATATATATTATCTGTCACGTGTCTTCTGCAGGGTGCAGGAACCTATATGTTCCGGATTGATGACGATCGCGTTATTGATGCCACAAGAGCTGGAAGTATAGCCCATTTGATTAACCATTCATGCGAAGTAATTACTCTGTCTGATTTTTTTTATTGGATCCAGCTTTGTTCTTTGTCACTGTTGGTGGATCCAGCTTATTGATTTTTTTTGCTGTCTTGCTTCTATGTGGGATTCGACATAATATCAATGAAATGAGTTTTTTTAATAAACTGATCATGAAACTGAACATTATTTTAGGTGGTTcataaaattatactccctccactttCCTATTTTCTTCCCATTTGGCTGCACGGTCTTCAATGTGATACTTTGACCATGATTTTAGTGCATTTAAATGTTGATATTTTTGTTGAAAGTATAATTTTGTGGAAGACTTTTGAATTACCAATCCCAAACCCCAATCCTTCGCCATTACAATCCTAAAATTAAAACTTCTTTAATTCTCTTGCATTACCATATCTCGGATTAACATTTCATTGAACTTGTCTCTCGACGTCTTCTTTTTACTTTGTTTCCACCACAGTAAAGTTATATTTGTcactttattttgtcaatttgtctatTCATTGTTTCAATTTCATTGAACTTGTTGACCCTTTACTCTAAAAAGATAAGAAGAGTGCATTTTCTCTCAAAGGGAACAACTTTATTGATAAATCATTACTGTTTTGTACTTGAATGATTGAACATCATACAACCAAAACCTAGGACAAAAGTGATTTTCTCTCGAACTTTATTGATAAATAATTACTGTTTTGCACTTAATGATTAAACATCATACAACCAAAACCCAGGACAATATCCCCTCCTTTTTGGGTGTCCACATCTTTTGCCTTTAGCCTCGGTAACTTAGTTTTCATCGTCTTGTTTTGCTCACGTAACTACGTAAGTACAAAACTTATCACGCTTTAAGTTGCTTATTCTCCGCCCACATTTTCTTTATAACTTTCTTATGCCACGGCTTCACAATATCCACGTGAACTCCTGTACTCCACAATATCATAAACTTGAATTGCAAGTGGATGCAAATGAATCAGACCTAGTCGACATTTTCTGGAAAAATACATACAACAAATAAAGACTATAAACTTTAAATTCAATTTCCCCTAAATTTtgcataaaccctaatttaaagagatgaaagaaatttggaaacaaaatacataaaGTGAAGAATAAAGAAGAGAAATACCTTTTCAATTAGATTTAGAGGATGAGTAGTTGGGGTTGATGTGCAAATTTGGGGTATTGAATTAACAAATTACTGATTTCGATCTATTACTTTGCTTGGTAATGGCGTTTTATAAATTCAGGAAGGAGTTAAGGTATAAGGTAAGGGGAAGGGTATAAAGGGAATTTCTTGAGGATTTTAGGCAGGGAAATTCAAATACGCCGGAAAAATGACGTGGATTCGTTAGCAAACGTTAATGGAGTTGTTTTTTTAAGTCGGTAGCAGATATCAAAAGTATTTATGTTTggtagtagttatcaaaaaaccctaatttttaagaTATTCAAGGACAAAGTATTGAAATTTTGACCAAAATGTCAAatcgaaagaaaagaaaaaaacggAGGGAGTAAAATTCTTGATGCAACATCACTAGTATTGGCTAAGAAAACGTTGCCAGGATGTGCAGTGAATATGTGAAATGTGATTTTGTCTTAAACATTAAAATTGAAAATGTGAAACCGTGTGTAATCATGATAAATGGCTTTCGGAGATGAAGGATTTTATAACTCGTAAACAAGTGGCTCATCccattttttttgttgatttggtcTTTTGCCAACTATTATCTGGTGAGTTACAGTGTTCATGGTCAAGGTTGACGCTGTCTTTTTGATGAAAATGCTTTTTACTCTATAGAGTTTTGTAATATATATGTGGATTTTCTGCAGCCTAATTGTTACTCGAGAGTTATAACTGTTTGTGGCGATGAACACATCATAATATTTGCCAAAAGAGATATTCTTCAGTCGGAGGAGCTGACCTATGACTACAGGTTCTCAATTGCAAGCTAactatttatataattcttgGAATTTACAATTATTCCTAAGGCTGACTTCTATGTTGCAGGTTCTTTTCAATCGATGAACGGCTAGCATGTTATTGTGGCTTCGACAAATGTCGAGGGGTAGTTAATGATATTGACGCAGAGGAGCAGACGGCTAAATTATATGTCCCTCGCAGTGAACTGACTGATTGGAGAGACTAAGAACTGTAAGCTAAACTGATGCCTTTTTTCATAGATTTCTTTTTGAGTTGTGTGGTGGAAATGTTTTCATTAAGAGGATAGTACATCTAAGTATAACAAAAGAAGTTGTATCAGTTAATAAGAAATTACAGGCGTTTCTAATTAAGTAGTTGCGGACTTGCGGGTTCCGCGTTAAGTAGCCTTCTGTCTCAGATCCATTtccaaaataaagctaaaaacACAACCCTATCTCAGCATAATCCAGAAAGTGACTACAAATTGAAAAGTTTGAGCCATAGTCCTAACATGGCATGAGTTGGCTATCATGAATCACTATTTAAAAAAGTCAATGAGAGAAATGATGAAAGGTAAAAGTGAAGGAATACGTAAAATAAATTTATATCATCAAAGGTTGGAAAGTAAACAAAATTGTGGAGatcatttaaaaaaataaatagtTGACAAAATCTACACGAAACAAAGAATACTTAGAAACaatcaaataaaaaaataattttgcGCACACAATTTTCTCTAGTCTTTCCTTACATGTCACCATCTTATGTGTTCCCCCCGTTCGTCTCATGTATATCAGTAAATTTCACTTGCAAGTTGCAAGAATCCGCCTAAGTACTGAGTCTGCCTGAACTAATTTAATTTTGTCGAAGAGCATTAGAAAACTCTTGATGAAGAAAAAGACACGATCCACACTTCACTCTCTTAGTCTCTTTATAATACTCAAACATTGGGATTAAAACCAGACCAAGCTAACATGGCTACAATACCTCACCAGTATTAGTCTTCATCAACATCATAGTCAACCAAAAGCAGTTTCTAGGGTAGAGAAATGATTTTTTAATCCAAACCCATACATTTATAAAGTCAAAAATACGCACCATATTGAGAATGAAAGTCAAAACAGCAGGTTTTACTGTGAATAACTCTTCTCTGGTGAGAATCTAGGTTGCCTGTTACCAACATGATAGTGTACAGTGAAAGCagttgcatttttgaacattaaAAAATGCCGCCTATGTGAGGAACATTGTTGCAATACATTCTTCACTGGCCATTATCTGGCCTACTTATTTTTGTAAAATCTGACTCTGTTCTAGTTTAAGACGTAAGACACCAGAGGCTTGATATTTTTTTGAGAGTTGAAAAATAATTTCCACTGGCAAGCATGAGCCACAAAAGTCCTAACCGAAGAGTCTCACCTATTAGCTCTCAAGAGAATAGTAACTAATACGACACCAAAGAGAAGATTACTCTAATGGAACACACCATAAACACTTAACAACGCCGCACTTACCTCCTTGAAGTCTATGCATAATTTCCAACTAACAAGATGATCTGTCCTCAGCTTGCTGACTACAGAAACACTCTTAAATTCTCTCTCCATTTTTCAACCATCAGAGGTAGTTTGTCTTCTGAATGAGAAGTTTGTTCCTTTCCACCACCTAACTGTTTTGCCACCTTAACCATCAGCGAATCGCAAAAGACTTTTATGTATTAGGATTTTGTCTCAAAGGCAAGGGGCCAATTCATTATTTGACATTCAACTATATTGCTAAATGCATATGGCAAGTGCTTAATTACCACTAACTCCGCATTTTGCTAAAATAATTTTTATGCCAAGACACGAGTTCAGAGACTTGTAAAATTCGCATCACATATTGACATGTTGCAGTATTCCTATATCCACTAATATGAATAAAATTGTAGCATCCACACATTCCAAATGAGTAACACCTAACTCATCTCTTCCTATTCTAATAACTTGCATTATTTGACATTATAATAACTGAAACGCTGTTTCAGGAAGACCAAAAATGATAAATGCATTGATTGCTCGTACTTTAATGATTTCAGTAGCTGAGACACAGTATACTTCAAAGCTAAAAGACACAGTATACTCAGTTGGTGATGGAAAAGAGGTTGGTTTATGTATGTCATGACAGAAGGAATTCTTACTTTTGGTTGTTAAATCTGCTATGTATCCTCCCTTCTCATCATCAGTGGTTATAATTATTGCTACTAGCTATTATGAttgactgttgatcatgataatATCATGTTTTGGAGTTCAAACGCTAGGTAATTATTTTGGGAATATTCCAGTTCTGTATATCGAAGTTATACTTTTGAAGAGTTGAAGTGGAAGGAACATGGTATTCTTTCTTTGtagagaaaaaaatgaaaaaaaggggCATTAGATCTACATTGTAGACTACCAGTTATATTAGTACTCTGTATCAGCTATACAAGTTAGTACGCTAAGTTTCTTAAAGAAGCGGTCCACTACACTAAGCATTCTTAAATCCATGAGCCTCacaattttttttcttcaaatttagAAGTTTCAGTTAGTTTCACCTTGTACAGAGGTGTACCATCTATGGGAGTTGAAGTGACTGGCTGACTGCTATTCATGAACAGCATATGCCTACATTTTTGGGCTTCTCCAAGTGACTGTCTTCGATTGGAAAACAGCATGTAAATAGACATAACAAAGCTAAAAAGATTTAATAGAAGCACAAATCAAAAGATTCTCTGAATCCTTAAATTTATCTCAATTAATCTTTCTTTTGAAAAGTGGGTGTTTGCACCGGATAATCGAGGCTGCAGTTGATCAGGCTACAACAGGCTACAACAAACTCTGATTAACTCAAACTCATCATAGCCACACATGCACAATAACGGTCAACTAGATTCCACTTACTACTGCACTAACGATAAAAAAAACTATTAGAAGAACTGAGAATTTTCAGCAATTTACTGATGTTCATTACCCTTACTCAAAACTTTAGAACTGAAAAAATAAGTTGGTTATCGTTGACAAATAGCCCCTTTGATTTTTCAATAGAGTTTTCTTTTGGGGTGATTAATAGAAACAGCAAAAACTTATATTGGGTTAGTTTGAGTGTCTAGAACAATGGATTCAGACTAGACGGATATTGTTTAGAGTTTACTGGATATAGTTGCCTTTCACGTTTTTGTATATAAGTTGCTGTTTCAATCTCTGGGAGTATGAAAGATACGGAGTAATATACTAAGAGGCATCTTTTACAATCATAAGCTCTATGTATCATTTCTATAGAAATCAGCTTGGTCATTTTCCTTCCAAGGCTATATGGAAATGGAAGGGCCTTCAACAAGCCCCTTTTCCCTTCGTTTCATTAAGTGTGCTTTAAAGTTTAAACATCCTTGGTGACGTTTGTTATAAATGCCATTTCATCCTGGCTAAGTTTTGGCTACCTTTGCAAGCTTCATTAAGAATCTATTTATCCCATTCTCCTTATCCTTGGGTTTTTCCTATGTGTAATCTTGGAGAGCCTATACAATCTTCCCCTTCTGAACATCCACCTACTTACTCCCTTGCTTTCAGATCTGTATAATCAAAATTGCTGCCTTCTAAATTAGCAAGCTGATACGTCTCTTCTACTTTACCTTTTGCAGAAATCCCTAACAATCAATTGTTGCAGCCTATCTGAGAGATTTTTACAGTTGAAGACTGCATGTCGCCCTTCAATCTGCTCAATCTGAAAATACCTTTTTCTACATCTTTTGCCTAGAGCTATGGTTCCTGTGCAATCATATATCTTCATTGTGAGACATGGGAATAGTATTCTAAGTTTTCTTTTGCTGTCAACCTATTAGCTTGCCTTTCTTAACATTTAGCTTTTCAGACTATAATTTCAATGGAAGCCTTACATTCTGCCATGCGTCTTCTGGTTTTCATCCGCTGACAGCGATTTAGTGGCTGACCAAAGACATAGgaaaccttttttattttttttggggggggggggctaAATGCTTTGTTAAACCAATCAAGAAGCAATTGCGGGCAAGGAATCCTCGGTAGTCCAAATGTGTATTCGATAAACATCACTTAGAGCAATAGCAAGGTTTTTTTGGTAAATTTATTAAAAATTTGTATTTAAAACTAATACAACTAATATAAAAATGATAAAACTCATCTAAATTTGAAAATATGTGAATAAAATATGcttatatttattttaaaacATAAATTTGCCACATGATTAATTACTTAAATAATTACCATAT contains:
- the LOC141586767 gene encoding histone-lysine N-methyltransferase ATX2-like yields the protein MATVVIEEHHSPDIQPDPISKPSFPEDIDNHYGGSPIKFLPLHHVYSATSPSVISKKVRARKLTDPFYQFDHIKQPQPHPQPQPQPELRQITHVYSRRKRKAEIVVKTEPVVEDDDDEGFVGFEDSKRRQRSSELVKLGVDSSVLSRINRPRLRESRFQYNVTNAATTSKSVVKKRKVNSKDQDDWKLKKWFQLASDGVDPVAFIGLKCKVYWPLDDDWYKATIQSYNSKTKKHNVNYEDGDEEELDLSDEQVKFHVSREEMRKLNLKGHKLTSDDDPDYSLLIGLAATVDESRELEAGDIIWAKLTGHAMWPAVIMDESLVSDRKGLNKSSGGRSLPVQFFGSHDFARVQVKQIVSFVKGLSSCFHLKCKSPRFIKSLKEAKMYLNDQKLPKSMLSMQRVCVDIQSSDSDEISLMDISNSKVTSKISAQKKLHEMYQHLPDGYWPVCITWKDLDRCSVCHMDEEYENNLFLQCDKCRMMVHARCYGEESVSGMLWLCKLCRDGAPQSIPPCRLCPVIGGAMKPTTDGHWAHLACAIWIPETCLSDVKRMEPIDGLRRINKDRWKLICSICHIPYGACIQCSNPTCRVAYHPLCARAAGLCVELENEDRLHLISFDEDEEDQCIRLFSFCSKHKQPSNVRSIGDEKTGKKPNQDLSYNPPSNESGCARCEPYDYSGRRGRKEPEILAAASVKRLYLENKPYLVGGFSQHESLTDIIGSKFCVEIQNRISNQGGSQSILSMADKYEYMRKTFRKRLAFGKSKIHGFGIFAKRLHKAGDMVIEYTGEIVRPLVADRREHFIYNSLVGAGTYMFRIDDDRVIDATRAGSIAHLINHSCEPNCYSRVITVCGDEHIIIFAKRDILQSEELTYDYRFFSIDERLACYCGFDKCRGVVNDIDAEEQTAKLYVPRSELTDWRD